A genomic stretch from Spiroplasma endosymbiont of Clivina fossor includes:
- the fba gene encoding class II fructose-1,6-bisphosphate aldolase, with amino-acid sequence MTKLVNPTAMLQKARKENYAIVHFNINNLEWIKAILKAVQETNSPVILGVSEGAIKYMGGVKTVYGLVTNLMDFIKVTVPVALHLDHGQTVESCIAAIDAGFSSVMFDGSHHPLAENLKLTAQVVDYAHRKNVAVEAEVGTIGGEEDGVIGTGELATLDECQAMKNLAVDFLAAGINNIHGPYPKNWDGLKLDLLKDISENISLPLVLHGGSGIDMEQIKQAISLGISKINVNTELQLEFQQATREYIIAEKDQTGKGYDPRKLLNPGTIAVENKAKQLLAEFGSLGKA; translated from the coding sequence ATGACAAAATTAGTTAATCCAACAGCAATGTTACAAAAAGCGAGAAAAGAAAATTATGCAATTGTGCATTTTAATATTAATAATTTAGAATGAATTAAAGCAATTTTAAAAGCAGTACAAGAAACTAATAGTCCAGTAATTTTAGGAGTATCCGAAGGGGCAATTAAATATATGGGTGGGGTTAAAACTGTTTATGGATTGGTTACTAATCTAATGGATTTCATTAAGGTTACTGTTCCCGTAGCATTACATTTAGACCACGGTCAAACTGTTGAATCGTGTATTGCAGCGATTGATGCTGGTTTTTCTTCAGTAATGTTTGATGGTAGTCATCATCCTCTTGCTGAAAATTTAAAATTAACTGCCCAAGTAGTAGATTATGCGCATCGTAAAAATGTTGCTGTTGAGGCCGAAGTCGGAACTATTGGTGGTGAAGAAGATGGTGTTATTGGAACAGGGGAATTAGCAACCCTTGATGAATGTCAAGCAATGAAAAACTTGGCGGTTGATTTTTTAGCTGCAGGAATTAACAACATTCATGGTCCATATCCTAAAAATTGGGACGGTTTAAAATTAGATTTGTTGAAAGATATTTCTGAAAATATTTCTTTACCACTAGTATTACACGGTGGTTCGGGAATTGATATGGAACAAATTAAACAAGCAATTAGTTTAGGAATTAGTAAAATTAATGTTAATACGGAATTACAATTAGAATTTCAACAAGCAACCCGAGAGTATATTATTGCTGAAAAAGATCAAACGGGTAAAGGTTATGATCCGCGAAAATTATTAAATCCGGGAACTATTGCTGTTGAGAATAAAGCGAAACAATTATTAGCAGAGTTTGGTAGTTTAGGTAAAGCTTAA
- a CDS encoding IS1/IS1595 family N-terminal zinc-binding domain-containing protein — protein sequence MEKIIQELVNTLTDDQFLEFYEKVKQQAELIKKQKRLNEIDQKFRAQGIKCPKCESYHCVKNGHNSEGKQKYLCKNCRASFDAFRNHFIYWSHLNYEQWNLLIQISLLGQSSKTISRFIKTTLKTAWYNRQKLMKSKQLENTQLKFKKLSGKIQIDETFIKEIHKGNFKYKTDPRRIHLDPFATNTKCCIQMAIDNNNNIYVKSTNTKRLQKQWVIENMNKELINENSIITSDMQKLYFLVAKQTNSTLCVTKTTINPEASYRNLNKISKLQSSLKEALIHYHGLGFTNIQNYLNLWKWKYQHKGLTPNQQTAVLYFNV from the coding sequence ATGGAAAAAATAATTCAAGAACTAGTAAATACTTTAACAGATGATCAATTTTTAGAATTTTATGAAAAAGTCAAACAACAAGCAGAATTAATAAAAAAACAAAAACGTTTAAATGAAATTGATCAAAAATTTAGAGCGCAAGGTATTAAATGCCCTAAATGTGAATCTTACCATTGCGTTAAAAATGGACATAATTCAGAAGGAAAACAAAAATATTTATGTAAAAATTGCCGTGCAAGTTTTGACGCTTTTCGTAATCATTTTATTTATTGAAGTCATTTAAATTATGAACAATGAAATTTATTGATTCAAATTTCATTGCTGGGGCAATCTAGTAAAACAATTTCTCGTTTTATTAAAACTACATTAAAAACTGCTTGATATAATCGTCAAAAATTAATGAAATCAAAACAATTAGAAAATACCCAATTAAAATTTAAAAAATTATCTGGTAAAATCCAAATCGATGAAACATTTATTAAAGAAATTCATAAAGGAAATTTCAAATATAAAACTGATCCACGAAGAATTCACCTTGACCCATTCGCAACTAATACTAAATGCTGTATTCAAATGGCAATTGATAATAATAACAATATTTATGTTAAATCCACAAACACCAAACGTTTACAAAAACAATGAGTTATTGAAAATATGAACAAAGAATTAATTAACGAAAATTCAATTATTACTTCTGATATGCAAAAATTATATTTTTTAGTAGCAAAACAAACAAATTCTACTTTATGTGTAACTAAAACAACAATTAATCCTGAAGCTAGTTATCGTAACTTAAATAAAATCAGTAAATTACAATCTAGTCTTAAAGAAGCCTTAATTCATTATCATGGTTTAGGTTTTACTAATATTCAAAATTATTTAAATCTCTGAAAATGAAAATACCAACATAAGGGTTTAACTCCAAACCAACAAACAGCGGTATTATATTTTAATGTATAA
- a CDS encoding IS1/IS1595 family N-terminal zinc-binding domain-containing protein — protein sequence MIYTKCESYHCVKNGHNSEGKQKYLCKNCRASFDAFRNHFIYWSHLNYEQWNLLIQISLLGQSSKTIFRFIKTTLKTAWYNRQKLMKSKQLENTQLKFKKLSGKIQIDETFIKEIHKGNFKYKTDPRRIHLDPFATNTKCCIQMAIDNNNNIYVKFTNTKRLQKQWVIENMNKELINENSIITSDMQKLYFLVAKQTNSTLCVTKTTINPEASYRNLNKISKLQSSLKEALIHYHGLGFTNIQNYLNLWKWKYQHKGLTPNQQTAVLYFNV from the coding sequence GTGATTTACACTAAATGTGAATCTTACCATTGCGTTAAAAATGGACATAATTCAGAAGGAAAACAAAAATATTTATGTAAAAATTGCCGTGCAAGTTTTGACGCTTTTCGTAATCATTTTATTTATTGAAGTCATTTAAATTATGAACAATGAAATTTATTGATTCAAATTTCATTGCTGGGGCAATCTAGTAAAACAATTTTTCGTTTTATTAAAACTACATTAAAAACTGCTTGATATAATCGTCAAAAATTAATGAAATCAAAACAATTAGAAAATACCCAATTAAAATTTAAAAAATTATCTGGTAAAATCCAAATCGATGAAACATTTATTAAAGAAATCCATAAAGGAAATTTCAAATATAAAACTGATCCACGAAGAATTCACCTTGACCCATTCGCAACTAATACTAAATGCTGTATTCAAATGGCAATTGATAATAATAACAATATTTATGTTAAATTCACAAACACCAAACGTTTACAAAAACAATGAGTTATTGAAAATATGAACAAAGAATTAATTAACGAAAATTCAATTATTACTTCTGATATGCAAAAATTATATTTTTTAGTAGCAAAACAAACAAATTCTACTTTATGTGTAACTAAAACAACAATTAATCCTGAAGCTAGTTATCGTAACTTAAATAAAATCAGTAAATTACAATCTAGTCTTAAAGAAGCCTTAATTCATTATCATGGTTTAGGTTTTACTAATATTCAAAATTATTTAAATCTCTGAAAATGAAAATACCAACATAAGGGTTTAACTCCAAACCAACAAACAGCGGTATTATATTTTAATGTATAA
- a CDS encoding transposase family protein: MKFKKNNQISDKNFLRLTGIKHTTFNKMLEILKIEELKKRFRRGRTNKLSLENRILMTLEYWREYRTYFHIAKSYDISESSCYRNIKWIEDTLIKHPNFQQLTGQKSLLKDYFKDKTVIIDVTESQIQRPKKDKNSTTQEKRKNTQ; encoded by the coding sequence ATGAAATTTAAAAAAAATAATCAAATAAGTGATAAAAATTTTTTAAGATTAACTGGTATTAAACATACTACTTTTAATAAAATGCTAGAAATTTTAAAAATAGAAGAATTAAAAAAGAGATTTCGTCGCGGAAGAACCAATAAATTATCATTAGAAAATCGTATTTTAATGACTTTAGAATATTGAAGAGAATATAGAACTTATTTTCATATTGCAAAAAGTTATGATATTAGTGAAAGTAGTTGTTATAGAAATATCAAATGAATTGAAGACACTTTAATAAAACACCCTAATTTTCAACAACTTACTGGTCAAAAATCACTATTAAAAGATTATTTCAAAGATAAGACTGTTATAATTGATGTAACTGAAAGCCAAATCCAACGCCCAAAAAAAGACAAAAACAGCACTACTCAGGAAAAAAGAAAAAACACACAATAA
- a CDS encoding transposase family protein gives MKTQVIIEKDSKKIISSDFSYGKNHDFKILKDSKIKFLPETTVLVDLGYQGIQKINHNVLIPKRKSKKNPLNKEEKQNNERISKMRIVIENVFAILKKFKIISEKYRNRRKRFALRFNLIASIYNLQLLV, from the coding sequence ATAAAAACACAAGTTATAATTGAAAAAGATAGTAAAAAAATTATTAGTTCTGATTTTTCTTATGGTAAAAACCATGACTTTAAAATTTTAAAAGATTCAAAAATTAAATTTTTACCAGAAACAACTGTTTTAGTGGATTTAGGTTATCAAGGCATACAAAAAATTAATCATAATGTTTTAATTCCTAAAAGAAAATCAAAGAAAAACCCTTTAAATAAAGAAGAAAAGCAAAATAATGAGCGAATTTCAAAAATGAGAATTGTTATTGAAAATGTTTTTGCTATACTTAAAAAATTTAAAATTATTAGTGAAAAATATCGAAATCGTAGAAAAAGATTTGCTTTAAGATTTAATTTAATAGCTTCAATTTATAATTTACAACTATTAGTTTAA
- a CDS encoding glycosyltransferase — protein MLIKKLYETYKALVGQEITLKGWVRTNRDSGKVGFISLNDGSYLDSIQVVYNQEIRTFNEIKSLRTGSSIAVTGVLVLPDKGKELFEIKATNIKIYNNAVEQYPLQKKEHSNDNNKLEVTLNSILKQKDKDYEIIIVDDKAKDDTLEYITKFFQEHSDTIKVISSWKEIETANAWNLVLSNAKGTYVLFLQPGYKLINNFMENIIQEINNNDEPDLIEFMVQYSNVYHHISSRRLKNNNLYHPLLNREVFALIHHSLFNKLFKRKIITSHKITFRRSNRFDLLFIYKILPWIETLYTSTKILVDIEIEPFLNFNSFDFLKQWVHIYNYYKQINLARELIEELEYAFVRFHYYTFLKVIAPTGNKVLVKKAIQEVTNKVTKRFPHWEKNQYLNLVPDDLFNKDVAKDWKKYLKNFV, from the coding sequence ATGTTAATTAAAAAACTTTATGAAACATATAAAGCCCTTGTTGGTCAAGAAATTACTTTAAAAGGTTGAGTACGAACTAACCGCGATTCTGGTAAAGTAGGTTTTATTAGTTTAAATGATGGTAGTTATTTGGACAGTATTCAAGTTGTTTATAATCAAGAAATTAGAACTTTTAATGAAATTAAAAGTTTGCGAACAGGTTCTTCAATTGCAGTAACAGGAGTATTAGTTTTGCCAGATAAAGGTAAGGAATTGTTTGAAATTAAAGCAACAAATATAAAAATATATAATAATGCTGTGGAACAATATCCATTACAAAAAAAAGAACATTCTAATGATAATAATAAGTTAGAAGTAACATTAAATAGTATTTTAAAACAAAAGGATAAAGATTATGAAATTATTATTGTGGATGATAAAGCAAAAGATGATACTCTAGAATATATTACTAAATTCTTTCAAGAGCATAGTGATACTATTAAAGTTATTAGTAGTTGAAAAGAAATTGAAACCGCTAATGCTTGAAATTTAGTATTAAGTAATGCTAAAGGAACTTATGTTTTATTTTTACAACCAGGATATAAATTAATAAATAATTTTATGGAAAATATTATCCAAGAAATTAATAATAATGATGAACCTGATTTAATTGAATTTATGGTTCAATATTCTAATGTTTATCATCATATTTCTTCACGAAGATTAAAAAATAATAATTTGTATCATCCACTTTTAAATCGGGAAGTCTTTGCTTTAATTCATCATTCACTATTTAATAAGTTATTTAAAAGAAAGATTATTACTAGTCATAAAATTACTTTTCGTCGTTCTAATCGTTTTGATTTATTATTTATTTATAAAATATTGCCGTGAATTGAAACTTTATATACGAGCACTAAAATATTAGTAGATATTGAAATTGAGCCGTTCTTGAATTTTAATAGTTTTGATTTTTTAAAGCAATGAGTTCATATTTATAACTATTATAAGCAAATAAACTTAGCACGAGAGTTAATTGAAGAATTAGAATATGCATTTGTTCGCTTTCATTACTATACATTTTTAAAAGTTATTGCTCCAACAGGAAATAAAGTATTAGTTAAAAAAGCTATTCAAGAAGTTACAAATAAAGTTACGAAAAGATTTCCTCACTGAGAAAAAAATCAATATCTCAATTTAGTACCAGATGATTTGTTCAATAAAGATGTTGCTAAAGATTGAAAAAAATATTTAAAGAATTTTGTTTAA
- a CDS encoding RDD family protein, with the protein MKIKTISSDNDTIRKKKPYFLVKLWKVIFARVIDDVIISMIIFIITWGIYQNQYLNDWQKAIINHFSALSLLMSYFVMMPYFCQGRTIAKFIFCFKLIKKGQNKLRIWDLLYRELFITIIPWVILIISNLFVSLVFKYPIFIFNYQNIFVITKPQHSLPLAVTITLRLMGLFYLLWYGSLMLLYKFDVKNQLFFDRYLHIYIVNIRYHQEKKQEKEKLQDNKIHIHLEESLPGTIDSKELKAIEEL; encoded by the coding sequence ATGAAAATTAAAACTATTAGTAGTGATAATGACACTATAAGAAAAAAAAAGCCATATTTTTTAGTAAAACTTTGAAAAGTAATTTTTGCTAGAGTGATTGATGATGTAATTATCAGTATGATTATTTTTATTATTACTTGGGGTATTTATCAAAATCAATATCTTAATGACTGACAAAAAGCAATTATTAATCATTTCAGTGCATTGTCATTATTAATGTCTTATTTTGTTATGATGCCATATTTTTGTCAAGGTAGAACAATAGCAAAATTTATTTTTTGTTTTAAATTAATCAAAAAAGGTCAAAATAAGCTTCGGATTTGAGATTTATTATATCGGGAATTGTTTATTACAATTATTCCGTGAGTAATTTTGATTATTAGTAATTTATTTGTTAGCTTAGTTTTTAAATATCCAATTTTTATTTTTAATTATCAAAACATTTTTGTAATTACTAAACCACAACATTCTTTACCGTTAGCTGTAACAATTACATTAAGATTAATGGGATTATTTTATTTATTATGATATGGTTCATTAATGTTACTTTATAAGTTTGATGTTAAAAATCAATTATTCTTTGATCGCTATTTACATATTTATATTGTTAATATTCGTTATCATCAAGAGAAAAAGCAAGAAAAAGAAAAATTACAAGATAATAAAATTCATATTCATTTAGAAGAGTCTTTACCGGGAACTATTGATAGTAAAGAATTAAAAGCAATTGAAGAGTTATAA
- a CDS encoding UvrD-helicase domain-containing protein: MGSGKTRVIIYKIAHLIHNLAISSNQILAVTFTNKAANEMKSRLNELVGDQSKYTWVHTYHAFCVRVLRNDIVVLGYTKDFFNFVENSW; the protein is encoded by the coding sequence GTGGGAAGTGGCAAAACAAGAGTTATTATTTATAAAATTGCTCATTTAATTCATAATTTGGCCATTAGTAGTAATCAAATTTTAGCGGTAACTTTTACTAATAAGGCAGCCAATGAAATGAAAAGTCGATTAAATGAATTGGTTGGCGATCAATCTAAATATACATGAGTTCATACATATCATGCCTTTTGTGTTCGGGTTTTAAGAAATGATATTGTGGTTTTGGGATATACAAAAGATTTTTTTAATTTTGTCGAAAACTCTTGATAA
- a CDS encoding IS1/IS1595 family N-terminal zinc-binding domain-containing protein — MEKIIQELVNTLTDDQFLEFYEKIKQQAELIKKQKRLNEIDQKFRAQGIKCPKCESYHCVKNGHNSEGKQKYLCKNCRASFDAFRNHFIYWSHLNYEQWNLLIQISLLGQSSKTISRFIKTTLKTAWYNRQKLMKSKQLENTQLKFKKLSGKIQIDETFIKEIHKGNFKYKTDPRRIHLDPFATNTKCCIQMAIDNNNNIYVKTTNTKRLQKQWVIENMNKELINENSIITSDMQKLYFLVAKQTNSTLCVTKTTINPEASYRNLNKISKLQSSLKEALIHYHGLGFTNIQNYLNLWKWKYQHKGLTPNQQTAVLYFNV; from the coding sequence ATGGAAAAAATAATTCAAGAACTAGTAAATACTTTAACAGATGATCAATTTTTAGAATTTTATGAAAAAATCAAACAACAAGCAGAATTAATAAAAAAACAAAAACGTTTAAATGAAATTGATCAAAAATTTAGAGCACAAGGTATTAAATGCCCTAAATGTGAATCTTACCATTGCGTTAAAAATGGACATAATTCAGAAGGAAAACAAAAATATTTATGTAAAAATTGCCGTGCAAGTTTTGACGCTTTTCGTAATCATTTTATTTATTGAAGTCATTTAAATTATGAACAATGAAATTTATTGATTCAAATTTCATTGCTGGGGCAATCTAGTAAAACAATTTCTCGTTTTATTAAAACTACATTAAAAACTGCTTGATATAATCGTCAAAAATTAATGAAATCAAAACAATTAGAAAATACCCAATTAAAATTTAAAAAATTATCTGGTAAAATCCAAATCGATGAAACTTTTATTAAAGAAATCCATAAAGGAAATTTCAAATATAAAACTGATCCACGAAGAATTCACCTTGACCCATTCGCAACTAATACTAAATGCTGTATTCAAATGGCAATTGATAATAATAACAATATTTATGTTAAAACCACAAACACCAAACGTTTACAAAAACAATGAGTTATTGAAAATATGAACAAAGAATTAATTAACGAAAATTCAATTATTACTTCTGATATGCAAAAATTATATTTTTTAGTAGCAAAACAAACAAATTCTACTTTATGTGTAACTAAAACAACAATTAATCCTGAAGCTAGTTATCGTAACTTAAATAAAATCAGTAAATTACAATCTAGTCTTAAAGAAGCCTTAATTCATTATCATGGTTTAGGTTTTACTAATATTCAAAATTATTTAAATCTCTGAAAATGAAAATACCAACATAAGGGTTTAACTCCAAACCAACAAACAGCGGTATTATATTTTAATGTATAA